A region from the Paraburkholderia youngii genome encodes:
- a CDS encoding helix-turn-helix domain-containing protein: MPFGLQSVCHTLASANAHLDRFAWLGDGLAIALWTRDTKEAETIYERPGHHTLSCYLDGGYRTERQKMPGHYGAPSRLCALPGDHESRWWVRGHMHFMHLYFLPEHFTRRAVQELDREPRELTLADRTYFEDPGIASLCQALVDEEWESPDGLLRTNETAHEVLSLLLHGQGVRRANVALKGGLSAATRRRLRDYIDSRLAQPLTLGELSGVAALSEFHLARMFRESFGLPPAAWIARQRLDRARTLLRTTTLPLAQIASQCGYANASHFSHRFREAVGVTPSGFRQAIGV; the protein is encoded by the coding sequence ATGCCTTTTGGCCTGCAGTCGGTCTGTCACACGCTCGCCAGTGCGAATGCGCATCTGGACCGCTTCGCGTGGCTCGGCGACGGACTCGCGATCGCGCTATGGACCCGCGACACGAAGGAAGCCGAGACCATCTACGAGCGGCCCGGCCATCACACGCTGTCGTGCTATCTGGACGGCGGCTATCGCACCGAGCGCCAGAAAATGCCGGGCCACTACGGCGCGCCGTCGCGGCTGTGCGCACTGCCCGGAGATCACGAATCGCGCTGGTGGGTGCGCGGCCATATGCACTTCATGCACCTGTACTTCCTGCCCGAGCACTTCACGCGACGCGCGGTACAGGAGCTCGACCGCGAGCCGCGCGAATTGACGCTCGCCGATCGGACCTATTTCGAAGACCCGGGCATTGCGAGTCTGTGCCAGGCGCTCGTCGACGAGGAGTGGGAAAGTCCCGACGGCCTGCTGCGCACCAACGAGACCGCGCACGAAGTGCTGAGCCTGCTGTTGCACGGACAAGGCGTGCGGCGCGCGAACGTGGCGCTGAAGGGCGGGCTGTCGGCCGCGACGCGGCGCCGCCTGCGCGACTATATCGACAGTCGTCTCGCGCAGCCGTTGACGCTCGGTGAGTTGTCCGGTGTCGCGGCGCTGTCGGAGTTTCATCTCGCGCGGATGTTTCGCGAGTCGTTCGGGTTGCCGCCGGCCGCCTGGATCGCGCGGCAACGGCTCGATCGCGCGCGCACGCTGCTGCGCACGACGACGTTGCCGCTTGCGCAGATCGCCTCGCAATGCGGCTATGCGAACGCAAGTCACTTTAGCCACCGGTTTCGCGAGGCTGTCGGGGTGACGCCGAGCGGGTTCCGGCAGGCTATCGGCGTTTGA
- a CDS encoding LysE family translocator has translation MLSATEIALLATGIIVVLVTPGPTNTLLAAAGLRAGLRRALPLIAAELAGYLVSISAWGRFFAHAAQAWPWLPSLLRVAASVYIAWLAFDMWRAAVALPGSTQRAGNVRALFVATLLNPKGLLFGGTIFPAAAFMHLPAYLLTMAMFACLAAPIALAWIAFGAALGRGRLGWLEPARVQRGASIVLGVFSVSLAWAALH, from the coding sequence ATGCTCTCTGCGACCGAGATCGCGTTGCTGGCCACCGGCATCATCGTGGTACTGGTGACGCCCGGGCCCACCAACACGCTACTGGCGGCGGCCGGTTTGCGCGCCGGTTTGCGCCGCGCGCTGCCGCTGATCGCCGCCGAACTGGCGGGCTATCTGGTGTCGATCTCCGCGTGGGGACGCTTCTTCGCGCACGCGGCGCAGGCGTGGCCGTGGCTGCCGTCGCTGCTGCGCGTGGCCGCGAGCGTGTATATCGCGTGGCTTGCGTTCGATATGTGGCGCGCGGCGGTGGCACTGCCCGGCTCGACGCAACGCGCTGGCAACGTGCGCGCGCTGTTCGTCGCGACCTTGCTCAATCCGAAAGGGCTGTTGTTCGGCGGCACGATCTTTCCGGCCGCCGCGTTCATGCACTTGCCCGCTTATCTGCTCACGATGGCGATGTTCGCGTGCCTCGCCGCGCCGATCGCACTCGCGTGGATCGCGTTCGGCGCAGCGCTCGGCAGAGGCCGACTCGGTTGGCTCGAACCGGCGAGGGTGCAGCGCGGCGCGTCGATCGTGCTCGGCGTGTTCTCGGTGTCGCTCGCGTGGGCCGCGTTGCACTGA
- a CDS encoding FAD-binding and (Fe-S)-binding domain-containing protein — protein MTNPTAGLLVKPIHLVPSAARATSPLAQHLRKALRGDVLFDLASRGRYATDASIYQIKPVGVVVPRDQDDLRVALEIARSEKVPLLARGAGTSQCGQTVGEALVVDTSKWLNNIVAFDADARTVTVEPGVVLDHLNAWLKPHGLWFPVDVSTSAQCTIGGMAGNNSCGSRSIEYGNMVHNVDAIDAILADGSEARFASLRETPQGERLQQIVAGVTRIAQRERDEIVARVPKVLRRVAGYNIDLFDCQNPRAYTDDGSANLAHLLVGSEGTLAFSRQITLKLAALPAHKALGVVNFPTFRQSMALTQHIVKLKPVAVELVDCTMIDLALSNPAFRPVIEKALVGEPQAILLVEFAGEDRDAQLASLKQLTELMGELGLPDSVVEMPDANAQKALWEVRKAGLNIMMSMKGDGKPVSFIEDCAVPLEHLADYTSRLTDVFHRHGTEGTWYAHASVGTLHVRPILDMRRDGATKMRAIAEEAAALVREYKGAYSGEHGDGLCRGEWVAWQYGPRLNEAFSEIKALFDPDNRFNPDKIVRPPKMDDARNFRFAPGYREQRIETMLDWSTWNVKRDPLTGEESAPGSGDDLSGGLAKAVEMCNNNGHCRKFDAGTMCPSYRVTKDEQHLTRGRANTLRLAISGQLGESGLASDDVKETLDLCVSCKGCKRDCPTGVDMAKFKIEARAARAKTHGLRLRDRLVAFMPRYAGAASRMPGLMALADNVPVLSAWFKRSLGFATERSLPRFKRAFLADAVSARPARDTEQASTLKEVLLFVDTFNNHLEPDNARAAQQVLEAAGYRVHFNARPGERPVCCGRTFLAAGLVDEAKQEARRMLELFRPFVERGVPVVGLEPSCLLSLRDEFLQYGFGDEAQRLAQHAFLFEEFLVREEKAGRLELKLKPLPMRQALVHGHCHQKAFDAFTPVQTVLKWIPEFKVSTVESSCCGMAGSFGYEAEHYATSQAMAELSLLPAVRKLDAATVMVADGTSCRHQIHDGAGVDAIHVARVLAMALQ, from the coding sequence ATGACGAATCCCACTGCGGGCTTGCTCGTCAAGCCGATCCATCTGGTCCCTTCCGCCGCGCGCGCCACGAGTCCGCTCGCGCAGCATCTGCGCAAAGCGCTGCGCGGCGACGTGCTGTTCGATCTCGCGAGCCGCGGCCGCTACGCGACCGACGCGTCGATCTATCAGATCAAGCCGGTCGGCGTCGTGGTACCGCGCGATCAGGACGACCTGCGCGTCGCGCTCGAGATTGCGCGCAGCGAGAAAGTACCGCTGCTCGCGCGCGGCGCGGGCACGAGCCAGTGCGGGCAGACGGTCGGCGAAGCGCTGGTGGTCGATACGAGCAAGTGGCTCAACAACATCGTCGCGTTCGATGCCGACGCGCGCACCGTGACGGTCGAGCCCGGCGTCGTGCTCGATCATCTGAATGCGTGGCTGAAGCCGCATGGACTCTGGTTCCCGGTCGATGTTTCGACTTCCGCGCAATGCACGATCGGCGGCATGGCGGGCAACAACTCGTGCGGCTCGCGCTCGATCGAATACGGCAACATGGTGCACAACGTCGACGCGATCGACGCGATTCTCGCCGACGGCAGCGAAGCGCGCTTCGCGTCGCTGCGCGAGACGCCGCAAGGCGAGCGCTTGCAGCAGATCGTCGCGGGAGTCACGCGGATCGCGCAGCGCGAGCGTGATGAAATCGTCGCGCGCGTGCCGAAGGTACTGCGCCGCGTGGCGGGCTACAACATCGATCTGTTCGACTGCCAGAACCCGCGCGCCTATACCGATGACGGCAGCGCGAACCTCGCCCATCTGCTGGTCGGCTCGGAGGGCACGCTCGCGTTCAGCCGGCAGATCACGCTGAAGCTCGCGGCGCTGCCCGCGCACAAGGCGCTTGGCGTGGTCAACTTTCCGACCTTCCGGCAATCGATGGCGCTCACGCAGCACATCGTCAAGCTGAAGCCGGTCGCGGTCGAACTGGTCGATTGCACGATGATCGATCTCGCGTTGAGCAATCCCGCGTTTCGTCCGGTGATCGAGAAGGCGCTGGTCGGTGAGCCGCAGGCGATTCTGCTCGTCGAGTTCGCGGGCGAGGATCGCGACGCGCAGCTAGCGTCGCTGAAGCAGCTCACCGAGTTGATGGGCGAGCTGGGCCTGCCCGATTCGGTCGTCGAGATGCCGGACGCGAATGCGCAGAAAGCCCTGTGGGAAGTGCGCAAGGCCGGGCTCAACATCATGATGAGCATGAAGGGCGACGGCAAGCCGGTATCCTTCATCGAAGACTGCGCGGTGCCGCTCGAACATCTGGCCGACTACACGAGCCGCCTGACCGACGTGTTTCATCGCCACGGCACCGAAGGCACCTGGTACGCGCATGCGAGCGTCGGCACGCTGCATGTGCGGCCGATTCTCGACATGCGCCGCGACGGCGCGACGAAGATGCGCGCGATCGCCGAGGAAGCGGCCGCGCTCGTGCGCGAGTACAAGGGCGCGTATTCCGGCGAGCATGGCGACGGTCTGTGCCGCGGCGAATGGGTCGCGTGGCAATACGGGCCACGGCTTAACGAGGCGTTCAGCGAGATCAAGGCGCTGTTCGATCCAGACAATCGCTTCAATCCCGACAAGATCGTGCGTCCGCCGAAGATGGACGACGCGCGCAATTTCCGCTTTGCGCCCGGCTATCGCGAACAGCGCATCGAAACGATGCTCGACTGGTCGACGTGGAACGTGAAGCGCGATCCGCTGACGGGAGAAGAAAGTGCGCCGGGCAGCGGCGACGATCTGAGCGGCGGCCTCGCGAAAGCGGTCGAGATGTGCAACAACAACGGCCACTGTCGCAAGTTCGACGCGGGCACGATGTGCCCGAGTTATCGTGTGACGAAGGACGAGCAGCATCTGACGCGCGGGCGGGCCAACACGTTGCGGCTCGCGATTTCGGGCCAGCTCGGCGAAAGCGGACTCGCGAGCGATGACGTGAAGGAAACGCTCGACCTGTGCGTGTCGTGCAAGGGTTGCAAGCGCGATTGCCCGACTGGCGTCGACATGGCGAAGTTCAAGATCGAGGCGCGGGCGGCGCGCGCCAAGACGCATGGGTTGCGGCTGCGCGACCGACTCGTCGCGTTCATGCCGCGCTACGCCGGCGCGGCGAGCCGCATGCCGGGATTGATGGCGCTCGCGGACAACGTTCCGGTGTTGTCGGCGTGGTTCAAGCGTTCGCTCGGATTTGCGACCGAGCGAAGTCTGCCGCGGTTCAAGAGGGCGTTTCTCGCCGATGCGGTGTCGGCGAGGCCTGCACGCGACACTGAGCAAGCGTCCACGCTGAAAGAAGTTTTGCTGTTCGTCGACACCTTCAACAACCACCTCGAACCCGACAACGCGCGTGCCGCACAACAGGTGCTCGAAGCCGCGGGCTACAGGGTCCACTTCAACGCACGCCCGGGCGAGCGTCCCGTGTGTTGCGGCCGCACGTTTCTCGCGGCGGGTCTCGTCGATGAAGCGAAACAGGAAGCGCGGCGCATGCTCGAACTCTTCAGGCCGTTCGTCGAACGCGGCGTGCCGGTGGTAGGGCTGGAGCCATCGTGTCTGCTGTCGTTGCGCGACGAATTCCTGCAGTACGGTTTCGGCGACGAAGCGCAGCGCCTCGCGCAGCACGCGTTTCTATTCGAGGAATTCCTCGTGCGCGAAGAAAAGGCCGGACGTTTGGAGCTCAAATTGAAACCGCTGCCAATGCGGCAGGCGCTCGTGCACGGCCACTGCCATCAGAAGGCGTTCGATGCATTCACGCCGGTGCAGACCGTGCTGAAGTGGATTCCCGAATTTAAGGTATCGACGGTCGAATCGTCGTGCTGCGGTATGGCCGGCAGCTTCGGCTATGAAGCGGAGCATTACGCGACCTCGCAGGCGATGGCGGAGTTGTCGCTGCTACCCGCGGTGCGCAAGCTCGACGCCGCCACGGTGATGGTCGCCGATGGCACCAGCTGCCGGCATCAGATTCACGATGGCGCGGGCGTCGACGCGATCCACGTCGCGCGCGTGCTGGCGATGGCGCTGCAATGA
- a CDS encoding DMT family transporter, with the protein MNLLLYAVTVLIWGTTWIAIKWQLGAVPPPVSIAWRFWIAALLLFALLRIMRRPIWPPLGAWRYLAAQGLALFCLNFLCFYYAEQIVPSGLVAVVFSTAPLLNSINGRLFMGRPLQPSAIAGALLGLVGIVCLFMQQMAGHLGDHTAWLGLGVAFLGTLCFSAGNLLSSRMQSMGLHPFATNSWAMLIGAAVLTLGSLFAGYSFAVEPSARYLGALAYLAVFGSVIGFTAYLMLVGRMGPERAAYCTVLFPIVALAASTLFESYRWSVLAVVGLLLVLAGNLVAFDLTRRIFVRRRAART; encoded by the coding sequence ATGAATCTTTTGCTTTATGCCGTCACCGTGCTGATCTGGGGCACCACGTGGATCGCGATCAAATGGCAACTCGGCGCGGTACCGCCGCCGGTATCGATTGCATGGCGTTTCTGGATCGCCGCGCTGCTGCTGTTCGCGCTGCTGCGCATCATGCGCCGGCCGATCTGGCCGCCGCTCGGCGCCTGGCGCTACCTCGCCGCGCAGGGCCTCGCGCTGTTCTGCCTGAATTTCCTGTGCTTCTACTACGCCGAACAGATCGTGCCGAGCGGGCTCGTCGCGGTGGTGTTCTCGACCGCGCCGCTGCTGAACTCGATCAACGGACGGCTGTTCATGGGCAGGCCGCTGCAGCCGAGTGCGATTGCGGGCGCATTGCTCGGGCTCGTCGGCATCGTCTGTCTGTTCATGCAGCAGATGGCCGGGCATCTCGGCGATCACACCGCGTGGCTCGGACTCGGCGTCGCGTTTCTCGGCACGCTGTGCTTCTCGGCCGGCAACCTGCTGTCGAGCCGCATGCAGTCGATGGGCCTGCATCCGTTCGCGACGAATAGCTGGGCGATGCTGATCGGCGCGGCTGTCCTGACGCTCGGTAGTCTGTTCGCCGGCTATTCGTTCGCGGTTGAACCGTCGGCGCGCTATCTTGGCGCGCTCGCGTATCTCGCGGTGTTCGGCTCGGTGATCGGCTTTACGGCGTACCTGATGCTGGTCGGCCGCATGGGCCCGGAGCGCGCCGCCTACTGCACGGTGCTGTTTCCGATCGTCGCGCTCGCGGCGTCCACGCTGTTCGAGAGTTACCGCTGGTCAGTGCTCGCGGTGGTTGGTCTGCTGCTCGTGCTGGCCGGCAATCTGGTCGCTTTCGATCTGACGCGACGGATCTTCGTGCGTCGCCGGGCGGCGCGAACCTGA